Proteins from a genomic interval of Toxoplasma gondii ME49 chromosome Ia, whole genome shotgun sequence:
- a CDS encoding Toxoplasma gondii family C protein (encoded by transcript TGME49_287280~Predicted trans-membrane domain (TMHMM2.0):34-54:136-159): protein MMHLIQKKCPGFPPGFQLPCRLKARRGRLFRHESCTMLFSVALCLTALASFVPFECSTRRMRTAWANSVLGLETDPERGGTYSGATERDGGATGVNDTSLDMVRDTNAETPLGERSKRPSVAARLSKVQLSGQRRRIVASGILASVVLAVLLGTIFLNSGRNLRKATTPASSAALQVSTTGLQKRVCFADSEGDMIESLFRRTSCSSVLGDMKRERFRRLGLGEN, encoded by the exons ATGATGCATTTGATTCAGAAGAAATGTCCGGGGTTCCCCCCCGGTTTCCAGCTCCCCTGTCGACTGAAGGCGAGACGTGGGCGGCTATTCCGTCATGAGTCGTGCACAATGCTGTTCTCGGTTGCACTGTGCCTGACGGCTCTTGCGTCCTTCGTTCCTTTCGAGTGCTCTACACGTCGGATGCGCACAGCATGGGCGAACTCCGTTCTGGGTCTTGAGACGGATCCTGAAAGGGGTGGTACGTACAGCGGTGCtacagaaagagacggcgGTGCTACAGGAGTAAATGACACATCTCTCGACATGGTGCGTGATACAAATGCCGAAACACCATTGGGAGAACGGAGCAAACGTCCAAGCGTCGCCGCGCGTCTTTCAAAGGTACAACTCTCCGGACAACGTCGTCGAATAGTGGCTTCTGGAAT CCTTGCAAGCGTCGTGCTTGCTGTCCTCCTCGGCACCATCTTTCTCAACTCGGGCAGAAATTTGCGTAAAGCAACTACGCCAGCTTCAA GCGCGGC ACTGCAGGTAAGCACCACCGGCTTGCAGAAGCGAGTCTGTTTTGCCGATTCAGAAGGAGACATGATTGAATCACTTTTCCGGAGGacctcttgttcttctgtccttgGCGATatgaagcgagagagattTCGCCGGTTAGGGCTCGGCGAGAATTGA